One part of the Parabacteroides distasonis ATCC 8503 genome encodes these proteins:
- a CDS encoding WG repeat-containing protein: MRIKRYSIVILFLFVSLYIKATGQSCDVIYINGEQWWLMARPIDKDSALYTRLRDFLPENHCMSTANWDGYTAFWKIEDSCLYLQRMEICVYDKASRKDSTLIYHTDALKTLFASYYENGRIPARWFSGELRAGKGDLVHYVHSGFDRNMEAEQVILLRQGRIQSVRTYHNFKQPGIKILESQDEIIRRFPWHRFPKYKGQRLIFSIRNIQCTPDGHLLDFDVRTLFIRPKGENIEDRNHPLVKAFKETLKSIYPWERLFINGKYTMEPLNCVLGIWEKNDLPSKADNDTTGYSIIGKVYGEEVRQIPPYDVIKRPLTGSNLRVEGLPFQGWLTDSTGTFRIKHLKKGQCLLRAEFIGLNPCDTLVTVSGTTCTDTLQLVLTLPYDYIEEYVCSPKLSREYINKGHPNLKLVIPIEQDKKVREHIFWKKYGVKYYSYYPLKENGKMDCYLNTPNRLLTAYNREVFRYLDKKYGKTWREEVPPGIFGLDKSLDELRDESWLIKTLSRRCKYPIVWQKKNKGCVLRVAYEVNQDGYITTATILGKTPRSFRKSVLDVLQSFRNEPTVLCPGKDTLCIQYRLDTMPLLPKADVVITGYSTCDQPVLMRYDATLIAHTPEPRLEAGVPVCYLNERGDTIVPYGRYKFCQTDTIKGIGFVYEDKPRDARIVCINDAGKKLFYVVECDNGPDYVKEGLFRIMDEKGLMGFADSSGHIIITPQFKFAYPFEGGKAKVTFTGKQKVVSGSDGEKHYWDSEEWRYINRRCKFVQP; encoded by the coding sequence ATGCGTATAAAGAGATATTCTATCGTAATCTTGTTTCTATTCGTCTCTTTGTATATAAAGGCGACGGGACAGTCTTGTGATGTCATTTACATCAATGGTGAGCAATGGTGGCTGATGGCCAGACCAATAGACAAGGATTCCGCCCTATATACACGGTTAAGGGACTTTCTTCCGGAAAATCATTGTATGTCAACCGCCAACTGGGATGGTTATACGGCCTTTTGGAAAATAGAGGACAGCTGTCTTTACCTGCAACGTATGGAAATATGCGTATATGACAAGGCAAGTCGGAAAGATTCCACTTTGATTTACCACACAGACGCTCTGAAAACACTTTTTGCCTCTTATTATGAGAACGGAAGGATTCCTGCCCGCTGGTTCAGCGGTGAACTACGGGCCGGCAAAGGTGATTTGGTACATTATGTCCACTCCGGTTTCGACCGTAATATGGAAGCCGAACAGGTAATTCTACTCAGGCAAGGCAGGATACAAAGTGTACGGACATACCATAATTTCAAACAACCTGGAATAAAGATTTTAGAATCACAAGATGAAATCATCCGGCGGTTCCCCTGGCATCGTTTTCCGAAGTACAAAGGACAGCGGCTGATATTCAGTATACGTAATATCCAATGTACCCCGGATGGCCATCTCCTGGACTTTGATGTCCGAACTTTGTTCATACGTCCCAAAGGAGAAAACATTGAAGACCGGAACCACCCATTAGTGAAAGCTTTCAAAGAGACACTGAAAAGTATTTATCCATGGGAGAGACTATTCATCAACGGGAAATATACCATGGAACCTCTAAACTGCGTATTAGGTATTTGGGAGAAAAATGATTTACCATCCAAAGCAGATAACGATACAACCGGATATTCCATTATAGGTAAAGTTTATGGGGAAGAAGTGCGACAGATTCCGCCCTATGATGTTATAAAAAGGCCGTTGACCGGTTCCAATCTGAGAGTAGAGGGATTGCCTTTTCAAGGTTGGCTGACTGATTCTACAGGAACTTTCAGAATAAAACATTTAAAAAAAGGACAATGTCTTTTGCGGGCAGAATTTATTGGCTTGAATCCTTGTGACACACTCGTCACCGTGTCCGGAACAACATGCACGGACACCTTACAACTGGTATTGACATTGCCTTATGACTATATCGAAGAATATGTATGTTCACCGAAATTGTCACGTGAATATATCAATAAAGGGCACCCGAATCTAAAACTGGTCATACCCATTGAACAAGACAAAAAAGTACGGGAACATATCTTTTGGAAAAAGTATGGAGTAAAATATTATAGCTATTATCCCCTGAAAGAAAACGGAAAGATGGATTGCTATTTAAACACGCCCAATCGTCTGTTGACAGCCTACAACCGGGAAGTGTTCCGCTATCTGGATAAAAAATACGGGAAAACATGGCGCGAGGAAGTACCTCCCGGCATCTTCGGACTGGATAAATCATTGGATGAGCTACGGGATGAAAGCTGGCTTATCAAGACATTGAGCCGACGATGTAAATACCCGATAGTCTGGCAGAAGAAGAACAAAGGCTGTGTCTTGCGAGTTGCTTACGAAGTGAATCAGGATGGTTACATCACCACGGCCACTATTCTTGGTAAAACGCCCCGTTCATTTCGAAAATCAGTACTGGATGTTTTACAATCGTTTAGAAATGAACCTACTGTCTTATGCCCTGGAAAGGATACGCTATGCATTCAATACAGACTGGATACCATGCCACTCCTTCCGAAGGCGGATGTGGTTATTACCGGTTATTCCACCTGCGACCAACCCGTCTTGATGAGATATGATGCCACCTTGATTGCCCATACCCCTGAACCTCGTTTGGAAGCGGGTGTTCCGGTCTGTTATCTAAATGAGCGTGGAGATACCATTGTGCCATACGGCAGATATAAATTCTGTCAAACCGATACCATCAAAGGTATAGGCTTTGTATACGAAGACAAGCCAAGAGATGCCAGGATAGTCTGCATTAACGATGCAGGCAAGAAACTTTTTTATGTAGTCGAATGTGATAACGGACCTGATTATGTCAAGGAAGGGTTGTTCCGAATCATGGATGAGAAAGGCCTGATGGGTTTTGCCGATTCGTCGGGACACATAATCATTACTCCCCAATTCAAGTTTGCATACCCTTTTGAGGGAGGAAAGGCTAAGGTTACATTTACGGGAAAACAAAAAGTCGTATCCGGGTCTGACGGCGAAAAACATTATTGGGATAGTGAAGAATGGAGATATATAAACAGAAGATGTAAGTTTGTACAACCTTAA
- a CDS encoding SIMPL domain-containing protein: MITRLLLLAMLLPLAGLSQVQAQADGRYIEVTGTSEIEIVPDRIHYIIEIREYFEEEFDGRSKPEEYRTKISLDRIEQGLREVLHDAGISPNAVRTQEIGDYWRKQGQDFLVAKTFDITLLDFKQIDEILKRMDTKGIHTMRIGELENKDMLSYHQKGKIAALKAAQRKASYLVEALGKKLGPVIRIVEDEAGSSLPFSQSNVLSSSVVSFDSFRTIKKKYSMLVRFEIAD, encoded by the coding sequence ATGATAACAAGACTATTATTATTGGCAATGCTCCTGCCGCTAGCCGGCCTGTCACAGGTGCAGGCGCAGGCAGACGGACGCTACATTGAAGTGACCGGGACATCCGAGATTGAGATCGTGCCGGACAGGATTCACTACATTATCGAAATCCGTGAATACTTCGAGGAGGAGTTTGATGGCAGGTCCAAACCGGAGGAATATCGTACAAAGATCTCTTTGGACCGGATCGAACAGGGACTGCGGGAAGTGCTGCATGACGCGGGTATCTCTCCGAATGCCGTCCGTACGCAGGAGATCGGTGATTATTGGCGTAAGCAAGGGCAGGACTTTCTGGTGGCCAAGACCTTCGATATTACGTTACTGGATTTCAAACAGATTGATGAAATCCTCAAACGTATGGATACCAAAGGTATCCATACCATGCGCATCGGTGAACTGGAAAACAAGGACATGTTGTCCTACCATCAAAAAGGAAAAATCGCGGCCTTGAAAGCGGCGCAGAGGAAAGCGTCCTATCTGGTGGAGGCATTGGGTAAAAAATTGGGACCGGTAATACGTATTGTAGAAGACGAAGCAGGTAGCAGCCTTCCTTTCTCACAGAGTAACGTGCTGTCCTCCAGTGTCGTTTCATTTGATAGTTTCCGTACAATTAAAAAGAAATACTCTATGCTTGTGCGGTTTGAGATTGCGGATTGA
- a CDS encoding DUF4405 domain-containing protein — translation MMSGKNKMPLNIIIDFVMLMAMALVSISGFILEIVIPSRHAVRFQDATPWCSHLLGLGRHDWGNIHLWAGVVLVTLLAIHILLHIKMVSAFVTKKCPNHTLRILLYVLLLMLLMMTIMPWLYLCY, via the coding sequence ATGATGTCCGGAAAGAATAAGATGCCGCTTAATATTATCATAGACTTTGTCATGCTGATGGCAATGGCTTTGGTAAGTATAAGTGGCTTCATATTGGAAATAGTAATTCCTTCCCGCCATGCTGTAAGATTCCAAGACGCTACCCCATGGTGTTCACATTTGCTGGGCTTGGGAAGGCATGATTGGGGTAATATTCATTTGTGGGCGGGAGTTGTATTGGTCACTCTGCTTGCCATTCATATCTTGTTACACATAAAGATGGTATCGGCTTTTGTTACAAAGAAATGCCCGAACCATACACTACGGATATTGCTTTATGTTTTGTTATTGATGCTGTTAATGATGACAATAATGCCTTGGCTTTATTTATGTTATTAA
- a CDS encoding DUF134 domain-containing protein — MSPRPKNIRKVNDMPVAAGFKPIGLNGCCKNTIFLHFEEYEAIRLCDYEMKTQQEASVSMGVSRPTLSRIYVSARQKIAKALVRGVTIMIEGGAAYTDSEWFRCGACGFLFNNINPTLKIRKMECPVCHSDDLSASNININKNEIMMKIAIPTRDNVVDNHFGHCEYYTILTVGQDNQILSSETIPSPQGCGCKSNIAGELENMGVSVMLAGNMGQGALNVLTSHHIKVIRGCSGNLLEVAADYLSGKLTDSGVGCSSHEHHHECHGHSHKE; from the coding sequence ATGTCACCACGTCCTAAAAATATCCGTAAAGTTAATGACATGCCCGTTGCCGCAGGATTCAAGCCCATAGGTCTGAACGGTTGTTGTAAGAATACCATATTCTTGCATTTTGAAGAGTATGAGGCGATACGGTTATGCGATTATGAAATGAAAACCCAACAGGAAGCGTCTGTTTCAATGGGAGTATCACGTCCGACACTAAGTCGGATATATGTCAGCGCAAGGCAAAAGATTGCCAAGGCATTGGTTCGTGGTGTTACCATTATGATAGAAGGCGGAGCAGCGTACACAGACAGTGAATGGTTCCGTTGCGGAGCATGCGGTTTCTTATTCAACAATATCAATCCCACGCTTAAAATCCGCAAGATGGAATGTCCGGTATGCCACTCCGATGACTTAAGCGCAAGTAATATTAACATTAATAAAAATGAGATTATGATGAAAATTGCTATTCCGACCAGAGACAATGTAGTCGATAACCATTTCGGTCATTGTGAGTATTACACAATCCTGACAGTAGGACAAGACAACCAGATTCTAAGTAGCGAGACTATTCCTTCTCCGCAAGGATGCGGATGTAAATCCAATATCGCAGGAGAATTGGAAAACATGGGAGTCAGCGTTATGCTGGCAGGAAATATGGGGCAAGGTGCCTTGAATGTACTTACGTCCCACCATATCAAAGTCATAAGAGGCTGTTCGGGTAATCTATTGGAAGTTGCCGCTGATTATTTAAGCGGGAAACTTACAGATTCGGGAGTGGGCTGTTCATCCCATGAACATCATCATGAATGTCATGGACATAGCCATAAAGAATGA
- a CDS encoding DUF4122 family protein, translating into MLYKVWEQKKKVRELCDLLYTPAKREQMISMSPEPADEKEVMGKTRFVYLDENAGKTAAPYMSQPLEQGTDYIGEDEEIREEDVECLLPLEEMELLRKEQEELDSTLPETEVITQAVTLEEFSLVGDVLMRVNGADQDADKRSSAARTLFAIRNTSLFDLFISQVGNEEAVNKLLEENLDEDGNPRPLKKGGKRNNGGVDWRELV; encoded by the coding sequence CTGTTATATAAGGTATGGGAACAAAAGAAAAAAGTACGTGAGCTGTGTGACCTGCTGTACACGCCGGCGAAAAGAGAACAAATGATATCGATGTCACCGGAGCCGGCGGATGAGAAAGAAGTGATGGGAAAGACACGCTTTGTCTATCTTGACGAGAACGCCGGGAAGACGGCGGCCCCCTATATGAGTCAGCCGCTGGAACAGGGGACGGACTATATCGGTGAGGATGAGGAAATCCGGGAAGAGGATGTGGAATGTCTGCTTCCGCTGGAGGAGATGGAACTCCTTCGGAAGGAGCAGGAAGAACTGGACAGCACATTACCGGAAACGGAAGTGATTACGCAGGCGGTTACGCTGGAGGAGTTCAGCCTTGTCGGGGATGTGCTGATGAGGGTGAACGGGGCGGATCAGGATGCGGACAAAAGGAGCAGTGCCGCACGGACGCTGTTCGCTATCCGCAATACCAGTCTGTTCGATCTTTTCATTTCCCAGGTAGGGAATGAGGAAGCCGTGAATAAACTGCTGGAAGAGAACCTGGATGAAGATGGGAACCCGCGACCTTTGAAAAAAGGGGGGAAAAGGAACAATGGCGGGGTTGACTGGCGGGAGTTGGTGTAA
- the istB gene encoding IS21-like element helper ATPase IstB codes for MKSEKETIYDYATELKLLAFKEELEYTLSLAAGENWSHLHFLTELLGKESVRRRECRRKSRIKSAGFPQMKYLHELVMEDMPKEAQIILPELETLDFIREGRNIVLYGNPGTGKTHIATALGIKACQQDFTVLFTSVPVLLTQIREAKSAKTLRALQLRFEKYDLVICDEFGYVSCDKEGGELLFNHLSLRAGKKATIITTNLAFNRWNEIIKDKVLVAAMVDRLTHKAYLVNMTGLSYRLKETQKMRQDK; via the coding sequence ATGAAATCAGAAAAAGAAACCATTTATGACTATGCGACAGAACTGAAGCTGCTGGCCTTCAAAGAGGAACTGGAATACACCCTTTCATTGGCAGCCGGAGAAAACTGGAGCCATTTGCATTTCTTGACCGAATTGCTTGGAAAGGAAAGTGTCAGAAGAAGGGAATGTAGAAGAAAATCAAGGATAAAATCTGCGGGATTCCCACAAATGAAGTATCTGCATGAACTTGTCATGGAAGACATGCCCAAAGAGGCACAGATAATATTGCCTGAATTGGAAACACTGGACTTCATCAGGGAGGGAAGAAACATAGTCCTGTATGGAAATCCGGGGACGGGAAAGACTCATATTGCTACGGCTTTAGGAATAAAGGCCTGCCAGCAGGATTTTACCGTATTGTTTACTTCAGTCCCTGTCTTGCTTACCCAGATAAGGGAAGCCAAATCCGCAAAGACACTGCGGGCGTTGCAATTACGGTTTGAAAAATACGATCTGGTTATCTGTGATGAATTCGGATATGTCAGTTGTGACAAGGAAGGAGGAGAACTGCTTTTTAACCACTTGTCCTTAAGGGCCGGGAAAAAAGCTACAATCATTACTACTAATTTGGCTTTTAACAGATGGAATGAAATCATAAAGGACAAGGTGCTTGTAGCGGCAATGGTCGACAGGCTTACACATAAAGCCTATCTGGTAAATATGACCGGACTCTCTTATAGGCTCAAAGAAACACAAAAAATGAGACAAGATAAATGA
- the istA gene encoding IS21 family transposase, whose amino-acid sequence MKTMVERQSIIHMYRVCGYSKRRISRELHVSRHTVDNILSEYESAIRTDNPEEALSDLLTVQPKYDSSKRRPRRLTQEIKDEIGFCLKKNAVKVATGLRKQRMLKKDIHQFLLSKGYTISYATVCSYIKNIESYKEKKKSEAFIRLFYEPGCIVEFDWGEVLLFIDGVKTKFYLAVFTFGHSNGRYAYLFRHQNTLAFMESHRNFFRDIHGVPAMMVYDNMRVAVKSFVGGDKKPTEALMKMSGFYCFEYRFCNVRAGWEKGHVERSVEYVRRKAFCLTDHFNDIRSAQEHLNRMCTQVNNEQGSLSTAEKSSRLEADLSSLKPFPGNLGCFEVNEYIVDKWSTVSMKNVHYSVPDSLVGEKVHVKVYSEKIVILYGKEKVASHQRSYCGGDWCIKLEHYLRTLSRKPGALPHSVVWQRAPEELKRLYDSYFKNDNRAFVLLLDYAWENGFSGTDIIRACRELTGRGVRKISPEQVKAMLHGNAQEEMEESMESPVLPAQQENIEREAVDMLEGITALMTGYNEAHDIIPTI is encoded by the coding sequence ATGAAGACTATGGTAGAAAGACAATCAATAATACACATGTATAGAGTATGCGGTTATAGCAAACGGCGTATCTCTCGTGAACTTCATGTCAGCCGTCATACCGTTGACAATATTCTTTCAGAATACGAATCAGCCATCCGTACTGATAATCCGGAAGAGGCTTTGAGTGATTTGCTTACCGTCCAGCCCAAGTATGACAGTTCCAAACGCCGCCCTCGCCGCCTTACACAAGAGATTAAGGACGAGATCGGGTTTTGCCTGAAGAAGAATGCCGTTAAGGTAGCTACGGGGCTTCGCAAGCAGCGCATGCTGAAGAAGGATATCCACCAGTTTCTGTTATCCAAAGGATATACCATCAGTTATGCCACAGTGTGCAGTTATATAAAAAATATAGAGTCATACAAAGAGAAGAAAAAGAGCGAAGCCTTTATCCGGTTGTTCTATGAGCCGGGATGCATTGTTGAGTTTGACTGGGGTGAAGTCCTTCTTTTTATTGACGGTGTCAAGACCAAGTTTTATCTGGCCGTATTCACTTTCGGGCATAGCAATGGCAGATACGCCTACCTTTTCAGGCATCAGAATACGCTTGCCTTCATGGAATCCCACCGCAACTTCTTCAGGGATATACATGGTGTCCCCGCCATGATGGTCTATGACAATATGCGTGTAGCCGTCAAGAGCTTTGTCGGTGGTGACAAGAAGCCTACGGAAGCCCTGATGAAGATGTCCGGTTTCTATTGTTTTGAGTACCGTTTCTGTAATGTACGGGCCGGATGGGAGAAAGGGCATGTGGAACGCAGCGTGGAATATGTCAGGAGGAAAGCTTTCTGCCTGACTGACCATTTCAATGACATACGTTCCGCCCAGGAGCATTTGAACCGAATGTGTACGCAGGTCAACAACGAGCAGGGCAGTCTTTCAACAGCGGAGAAATCATCGCGTCTGGAGGCTGATTTGTCATCGCTGAAGCCTTTTCCCGGCAACCTTGGCTGTTTTGAGGTCAATGAGTACATCGTGGACAAGTGGTCGACTGTCAGCATGAAAAATGTTCATTATTCCGTACCTGATTCCCTTGTAGGAGAAAAAGTACATGTCAAGGTCTACAGTGAAAAAATCGTCATCCTGTACGGGAAGGAGAAAGTGGCCTCGCACCAACGCAGTTATTGTGGTGGCGACTGGTGCATCAAGCTGGAGCACTACTTGCGTACACTTTCCCGTAAACCGGGTGCATTACCTCATTCTGTGGTCTGGCAAAGAGCACCGGAAGAACTGAAAAGACTGTATGACAGCTATTTCAAGAATGACAACAGGGCATTCGTCCTGCTGCTGGACTATGCATGGGAAAATGGTTTTTCCGGGACAGACATCATCAGGGCATGCAGGGAACTGACCGGACGTGGTGTCAGAAAGATATCTCCGGAACAGGTAAAGGCCATGTTGCATGGCAACGCACAGGAAGAGATGGAAGAATCCATGGAGTCGCCTGTTCTTCCGGCACAACAAGAGAATATAGAAAGAGAAGCCGTGGATATGCTTGAAGGCATTACGGCACTCATGACAGGATACAATGAAGCGCATGATATAATACCAACCATTTAA
- a CDS encoding DUF4121 family protein, with product MIQTKNKYCKETFICLNYWYDRMHGLVREDIEKANAMVEHIEKTRSDRYPRTGDSLFFISGYGERSRPFFVDAVYGDNIVLRNFSRVPFVSQDKKGIKCDMHGGECVLVKAGDVRFNTWTTSRFKHWGHYGACENGEVYYDAKIALWECDAPEHPESREWFKIHIRKNTRPGGDMYTGEISCKDEDGLRQFVDDHEGFIFAEEGSPEMVMLCFRHSDMRISPEEWEKMDCPVSVREIYGQMQEVKIVKDHKTHLTTFYY from the coding sequence ATGATCCAAACAAAAAACAAGTATTGCAAGGAAACGTTCATCTGCTTGAACTACTGGTATGACCGGATGCACGGGCTTGTCCGGGAAGACATAGAGAAAGCGAACGCAATGGTGGAACACATCGAAAAGACACGTTCCGACCGGTATCCCCGTACAGGTGACAGCCTGTTCTTTATTTCCGGATACGGTGAACGTTCCCGGCCGTTCTTCGTAGATGCCGTGTATGGAGATAACATCGTGCTCCGGAATTTCTCCCGTGTCCCGTTCGTGTCCCAGGATAAAAAGGGCATCAAATGCGATATGCATGGCGGTGAGTGCGTATTGGTAAAGGCAGGCGATGTAAGGTTTAATACATGGACTACCAGCCGTTTCAAGCATTGGGGGCATTACGGGGCATGTGAAAACGGGGAGGTTTACTACGATGCGAAAATAGCCCTGTGGGAGTGTGACGCACCTGAACATCCGGAAAGCCGGGAATGGTTCAAAATCCATATCCGCAAAAACACCCGACCGGGCGGGGATATGTACACCGGAGAAATATCCTGCAAGGATGAGGATGGACTCAGGCAGTTTGTCGACGACCATGAAGGTTTCATATTCGCAGAAGAGGGTTCTCCGGAAATGGTCATGCTATGTTTCAGGCATTCCGACATGAGGATTTCGCCGGAAGAATGGGAAAAGATGGACTGTCCGGTATCCGTGCGTGAGATATACGGACAGATGCAGGAAGTAAAGATTGTAAAAGACCATAAAACACATCTGACCACATTCTACTATTAA
- a CDS encoding toprim domain-containing protein, with product MNIQEAKNIRLVDFLAGFGHEPVIQRGNSVWYKSPFRTEKEASFKVDLHKELWYDFGLGKGGDIITLAKEICRTQDVSRVLRCIEDKRTVLKPATVSCPFEKAYPAFQDLKITPLANRILLAYLEERCIDTETARKACKEAHFKRNGKNYFAIAFPNISGGYEIRNRYFKACIAPKDISCIISSPESGICYIFEGFMDFLSFRAAFPSLKEGDYIVLNSVSNLQKAFSFLSRYDGICCCLDNDTAGKNAVQALKEKYGIRICDLSHEYSGYKDLNEYLCGKNNRLHNNRGIEKTV from the coding sequence ATGAACATACAGGAAGCAAAGAACATCAGGCTTGTTGATTTTTTAGCCGGATTCGGACATGAACCGGTAATACAGCGTGGGAACAGCGTATGGTACAAATCGCCCTTCAGGACGGAAAAGGAGGCCTCTTTCAAGGTAGACCTCCATAAGGAACTATGGTATGACTTCGGTCTGGGGAAAGGAGGGGATATTATAACATTAGCCAAGGAGATTTGTCGGACACAGGATGTAAGCCGTGTGTTACGGTGTATTGAGGATAAAAGGACGGTTTTGAAGCCGGCTACTGTCTCCTGCCCTTTTGAAAAAGCGTATCCCGCCTTTCAGGACTTGAAAATCACGCCTCTTGCCAACCGGATACTGCTTGCCTATCTGGAGGAACGGTGCATTGATACGGAAACGGCCCGAAAAGCATGCAAGGAGGCTCATTTTAAGCGGAACGGGAAAAATTATTTTGCCATCGCTTTCCCTAATATTTCCGGAGGGTACGAGATACGGAACAGGTATTTCAAGGCTTGTATCGCTCCCAAGGACATCAGTTGTATCATCAGCTCACCGGAGAGCGGGATTTGCTATATTTTTGAGGGGTTTATGGATTTTCTGTCTTTCAGGGCGGCTTTTCCATCCTTGAAAGAGGGGGATTATATAGTGTTGAATTCTGTCAGTAACTTACAGAAAGCTTTTTCTTTCCTTTCACGATATGATGGCATCTGTTGCTGTCTGGACAATGATACGGCCGGAAAAAATGCGGTGCAGGCATTAAAGGAGAAATACGGAATCCGTATATGCGATCTCTCGCATGAATATTCCGGATATAAGGACCTGAATGAATATCTGTGCGGGAAAAACAACCGGCTCCATAATAATAGAGGAATTGAAAAGACAGTCTGA
- a CDS encoding type IV toxin-antitoxin system AbiEi family antitoxin domain-containing protein, with protein MNDIVNKVASLGGTISTTDISHLSEYKQVLRAKERGDLIRLRHGVYAAPEALLNTMIDVERIIPNGVVCLYNAWTYHQLSTTVPPAFCIAIANKRKVVLPHALPIELYYWKKENLEFGIMDADISGYKVHITDMERSVCDAVKYRNKIGLDVCAEVIRTYLKKPNRNLARLQDYAKRLRVFNTLKNYLEIAIE; from the coding sequence ATGAATGATATAGTTAATAAAGTTGCGTCTCTCGGAGGGACTATATCCACAACGGATATATCTCACCTGTCGGAATATAAACAGGTGTTGCGGGCTAAAGAACGTGGCGATTTGATAAGATTGCGTCATGGAGTATATGCCGCTCCCGAGGCATTGCTAAACACGATGATAGACGTGGAGAGGATAATACCGAATGGTGTTGTATGCCTATACAATGCCTGGACATATCATCAACTGTCTACGACAGTCCCGCCTGCTTTTTGCATAGCCATTGCCAATAAAAGGAAAGTAGTACTTCCACACGCCCTGCCTATAGAACTTTATTATTGGAAAAAAGAGAACTTGGAGTTTGGGATTATGGATGCGGATATATCGGGATATAAAGTTCATATTACTGATATGGAACGAAGTGTTTGTGACGCGGTGAAGTACCGGAACAAGATTGGTCTGGACGTTTGCGCGGAAGTAATACGTACTTATCTGAAAAAGCCGAACCGTAATCTCGCCCGTTTGCAGGATTACGCCAAGCGCCTAAGAGTGTTTAACACGTTGAAAAATTACCTCGAAATCGCAATAGAATAA
- a CDS encoding nucleotidyl transferase AbiEii/AbiGii toxin family protein, which produces MGKKNYGKSVKTRLLNLMNETGYKYMYLLARYFNERLLYRVSVSQYKDNFLLKGGSLLYAMNGLEARPTVDVDFMADRISRDRDFLARVFQEILGIVCDEDGVSFDAGSIKIEPITVEKKYPGTRFYFTAHMDTIAYNMSVDIGFGDVVIPHPTTIDFPLLLPDIPSVNIQAYSLETVIAEKFHTMIDRDVLNSRMKDFFDCYQLLTKRNLNDDALYDAIEATFDNRGLAYNPDLQLFTDSFATDRARISRWKAFLRKIQWKEALDFDTVMKAIRDRLQPMAEKYWIKLSK; this is translated from the coding sequence ATGGGAAAGAAAAACTATGGCAAGTCTGTAAAGACACGCTTGCTCAACCTCATGAATGAGACAGGCTATAAATACATGTATCTTCTGGCAAGGTACTTCAACGAGAGACTGCTTTACAGGGTTTCTGTAAGCCAGTACAAGGACAATTTCTTGTTGAAAGGCGGCTCTTTGCTTTATGCCATGAACGGACTTGAGGCTCGTCCTACGGTTGATGTGGATTTTATGGCGGACAGGATCAGTCGTGACAGGGATTTCCTGGCTCGTGTCTTCCAAGAAATCCTGGGTATCGTATGCGATGAAGATGGGGTATCATTTGACGCGGGAAGTATCAAAATAGAACCGATCACGGTCGAAAAGAAATATCCTGGTACAAGATTCTATTTTACCGCCCATATGGATACCATAGCTTATAATATGTCTGTAGATATTGGCTTTGGCGATGTCGTCATTCCACATCCAACAACAATAGACTTTCCTCTGCTTTTACCGGATATCCCTTCTGTGAATATACAGGCATATTCTTTAGAAACCGTTATTGCCGAGAAGTTCCATACGATGATAGACCGTGATGTTCTCAACAGTCGCATGAAAGATTTCTTTGACTGTTATCAGCTCCTGACGAAGAGAAATTTGAATGACGACGCTTTGTATGACGCCATCGAAGCGACGTTCGACAATCGAGGACTTGCATACAACCCCGATTTGCAACTGTTTACGGATAGTTTTGCTACAGACAGGGCACGCATAAGCCGTTGGAAGGCTTTTCTTAGAAAAATTCAATGGAAAGAGGCGCTTGATTTCGATACTGTGATGAAGGCAATAAGAGACAGGCTACAGCCTATGGCTGAAAAATATTGGATAAAACTCTCAAAATAG